The DNA sequence GAGGCCGGGAAATTCGAAGCGTTGGGCTGGACATCGCGCACGCCAATCATCTCGGCCAGAAAGGGAAAGACAACGGCGCGCTCCTGTTCATCGCCAAAGAGGACCGAAAGATGTCCATTGAGGTCGGCTACGGCCTGGAGGGGGTCCTGCCCGACGCTCTGTGCGATCAGATCATTCGAAATGAAATCCGCCCTCAGTTTCGAACGGGCAATTTCTTCGGCGGGATCACACTGGGCGTTCGCGCGATGATGAACGCTACACAAGGAGCATATAAGGCCCAATCGCGAGCAGGGCGGCACGTAACCACTAAAACTTTTGAAGCGTTCTTCTTTTTTCTTTTGATTGCGATTTTCGTGTCGCTGATGTTCAGTCCTCTCTTGGCCGTGATTTTCGGCACGCGATATCGAATCTCATCCAAAAGGGGAGGCGGGTTCTTCACGGGAATTTGGA is a window from the Bdellovibrionota bacterium genome containing:
- a CDS encoding TPM domain-containing protein, which produces MRFVLVPALSLLFFVGSGQATAKENPPLILHQRVTDFTGTLSLEQQKTLEDELRAFEQATTNQIAVLLIPSLGGREIRSVGLDIAHANHLGQKGKDNGALLFIAKEDRKMSIEVGYGLEGVLPDALCDQIIRNEIRPQFRTGNFFGGITLGVRAMMNATQGAYKAQSRAGRHVTTKTFEAFFFFLLIAIFVSLMFSPLLAVIFGTRYRISSKRGGGFFTGIWTGGGGWTGGGWSGGGGGGFSGGGGSFGGGGASGSW